From Fusarium oxysporum f. sp. lycopersici 4287 chromosome 13, whole genome shotgun sequence, one genomic window encodes:
- a CDS encoding hypothetical protein (At least one base has a quality score < 10) has product MSISSCPVSGSAGGECPVGGSSRSGQTRRGCAFSAAAQPGDLHAAFDIPRGIDTEEWLRARERKTINELLYADYPSREEVDSVKSQQELDAMNASDHDLLAIALGAPARQVLQRAQEIGPQTGWRDGYLSVEHGFCPPDYEEPIAALARSPGRIWSDLCERMPGCCARGRVREAVAALPLVEGTEENIPDEALWGAVVALGMLCSIYRFEDKHDGKNGLAITDGATTKPQCPMGDDLCEELEGIPLCIALPYYQVSRRMGRTLPHLSFPDQASYNLKIRDVKSNTPYLARFDNTDLRWPMFGERAEVAFLKGCADTSASFQHGPDAIAACQEHVMTGNIEGLLHEMIRLKEILERMPNAFHSISPNPNAGDNYVSADKWVRWGLFSSPLSKRVPAASGLQFPPYLVMDAFLGRKTHASFLGVEALHLRAWLPSNHRAFIAAIQYHYSIPEFVQRSGDPRLMGVLEGIVEAYAGERGFMGVHRYKVFGILEVAAKTGRTATNGLSGAADATRPWEETHRQFSDAMKERLEPFRGKLAMEPHSMRGTFEECRYMAKIASCSSIDQDASRSTAMVTLDIRDTGITFAPGDRVAVMPLNSWEECAKMVAALGLDQHLREPVDTTGTWSRFEHHLSTVTRTAHRQLTVIDILRRGHLAPITKELTVKVHELLHASSNTVLQVLATEEWPVRGSLGDLLQKAVLDTPSHIWNRAFNLEDLSWLSELVQLEVPRTYSISSHSDELLPSTVDLTISRAEYELSPIFSQGQTVTRAGVASGFFNPRPLSAENSLLYEVLIGVSRPVAFQLPIDKMVPCAFFAGGSGIAPFRSFWQHRLATSGLSGGRNLLYLGVQSREKFCYEAELRELVNMGFMEVHLAFSRDRHGLAYDGVARDLVEKSTPPRYIDSLIVEQGNMICDMVMSKKQGGLGGHLYVCGSVSVFDSVMSGIRKAMYNYRTATMETVDLIINKAFAERRFMLDVFMSPKALPCNLPTISLSSLALHTGHRQESRMWIAVHGSVYDITDFCPMHPGGTLIIKSNAGVDCTKSFDNLAHTNNPEVSSLLTRYFIGHLAPKPDYRDSDVSTLHDLWACYLRVTVETLVAHQFEMNDIMGESIDSPSAYDPNGISNIWLREGLPNTIAIRTFYDYQNRLLQGASWRFCLRFHLPELRSQERGVLDFTAKMRCSFDIELLEDLPTRGVQRPWTLFESIATVLDSFDGSNSDSTPVAALSSFLLQTLERMAHRLAMFYTQLARLSVYQPELEHNPARTRWAFVRRCIRDGTFFVMTRSRNDGQSMDGQSESYYINAKSLEKTTFDNILSQIKHVITSSTAESQTTIVQPSTVNDVHHERATTLAKDGSVASSASRLNVGAVESMGSFMKKNEKAIRRLSSMPSQLQLDDLQRAIALNDKPSPQASESTDASKENPGRFKPLELKTSLKIDPSALLACKDQMLTARMRIMAGYEMMSCSASRLSAPAKCTSISSITFEEADELVVTNPQPLMECLKSIPDDESVPSSASCTTAQSRRSSFSGSSVTGSIAESVIQTPPSRPYETSMALKLKLEGLNRRSRGESVSSRQSFISASSAMDLRRNRSVSSARNASKRMSIDPGHTREQSAGRLLAFKLGALAGERRSFIPPTW; this is encoded by the exons ATGTCGATTTCGTCTTGTCCGGTGTCGGGGTCGGCGGGGGGAGAGTGTCCGGTTGGTGGTTCTTCGCGATCGGGGCAGACGCGACGAGGCTGTGCGTTTTCGGCGGCGGCGCAACCTGGTGATCTTCATGCTGCATTTGAT ATTCCGCGGGGGATCGATACAGAAGAATGGCTTCGCGCAAG AGAACGAAAGACGATCAATGAACTCCTCTACGCCGACTACCCCTCCCGGGAAGAAGTCGATTCCGTCAAGAGCCAACAAGAGCTCGATGCCATGAACGCAAGCGACCACGATCTCCTTGCCATCGCCCTCGGCGCCCCAGCACGACAAGTCCTCCAACGCGCTCAAGAAATTGGTCCCCAGACAGGATGGCGCGATGGATACCTCAGCGTCGAGCACGGCTTCTGCCCACCAGACTACGAAGAGCCCATTGCTGCGCTTGCAAGATCACCGGGTCGCATTTGGTCTGATCTCTGTGAGCGCATGCCAGGATGTTGCGCACGAGGAAGAGTGCGAGAGGCTGTTGCTGCGCTGCCGCTTGTTGAGGGTACGGAGGAGAATATCCCTGATGAAGCTCTCTGGGGTGCCGTAGTGGCTCTCGGCATGCTCTGCTCGATTTACCGATTTGAGGATAAGCATGATGGAAAGAATGGACTTGCTATCACAGATGGAGCGACAACGAAGCCGCAATGTCCGATGGGTGACGACCTTTGtgaggagctggagggtATCCCTTTGTGCATCGCTCTTCCGTACTATCAGGTCTCACGAAGAATGGGAAGAACCCTGCCCCACCTCTCATTTCCCGATCAAGCTTCATACAACCTCAAGATCAGAGACGTCAAGTCAAACACCCCATATCTTGCGCGCTTCGACAATACTGATCTTCGATGGCCCATGTTCGGAGAGAGAGCTGAGGTAGCATTTCTGAAAGGATGCGCCGATACCTCTG CCTCATTCCAACATGGTCCCGATGCCATCGCCGCATGTCAAGAACACGTCATGACCGGCAACATCGAAGGTCTTCTTCACGAGATGATCCGCCTGAAGGAGATCCTCGAACGAATGCCCAACGCCTTTCACAGCATATCGCCCAACCCCAACGCGGGCGACAACTATGTATCAGCCGACAAATGGGTTCGATGGGGtctcttctcatcgccaTTATCCAAGCGAGTCCCCGCTGCTTCGGGCTTGCAGTTCCCTCCGTATTTGGTGATGGATGCTTTCTTGGGCCGCAAGAC ACACGCATCCTTCCTCGGCGTCGAAGCCCTCCACCTTAGAGCGTGGCTCCCCTCCAACCACCGCGCCTTCATTGCCGCAATCCAATACCACTACTCCATCCCCGAATTCGTCCAACGATCCGGCGACCCACGTTTAATGGGTGTTCTCGAGGGTATCGTCGAAGCCTACGCTGGCGAACGTGGTTTTATGGGTGTCCATCGCTACAAAGTCTTCGGTATCCTTGAGGTCGCAGCCAAGACAGGACGAACAGCCACAAACGGTCTTTCTGGCGCGGCAGATGCGACAAGACCTTGGGAGGAGACACATCGTCAGTTCTCAGATGCTATGAAAGAGCGTCTTGAGCCTTTCCGTGGCAAGCTTGCCATGGAACCGCATTCGATGAGGGGCACGTTTGAGGAATGTCGGTATATGGCTAAGATTGCGAGTTGCTCTTCCATTGATCAAGATGCAAGCCGGTCAACTGCCATGGTCACTCTGGATATTCGGGACACCGGTATTACTTTTGCGCCTGGAGATCGAGTGGCTGTTATGCCTCTCAACAGCTGGGAGGAGTGTGCCAAGATGGTTGCTGCTCTGGGTCTTGATCAACACCTTAGGGAGCCAGTCGACACTACAGGAACTTGGTCACGCTTCGAGCACCACCTCTCCACAGTTACGAGAACCGCGCACAGACAACTTACAGTCATCGACATCCTCCGTCGAGGTCACCTCGCCCCAatcaccaaggagctcaCTGTCAAAGTCCACGAGCTCCTTCACGCTTCGTCCAACACTGTCCTCCAAGTGTTAGCCACAGAGGAGTGGCCGGTACGTGGATCGTTGGGCGATCTTCTTCAGAAGGCCGTTCTCGATACGCCAAGCCACATTTGGAACAGGGCTTTCAACCTTGAAGACCTGAGCTGGCTGTCGGAGCTCGTTCAGCTTGAAGTTCCCCGAACATACTCCATCTCTAGTCACAGCGACGAGCTGCTCCCCAGTACCGTCGACCTGACCATCTCCCGCGCCGAGTATGAGCTCAGTCCAATCTTCTCGCAGGGACAGACTGTCACCAGAGCCGGTGTCGCAAGTGGCTTCTTCAATCCTCGTCCCTTGTCCGCAGAGAACAGCCTCTTATACGAAGTCCTGATCGGTGTTTCTCGACCGGTTGCCTTCCAACTTCCTATCGACAAAATGGTTCCCTGTGCTTTCTTCGCCGGAGGTAGTGGCATCGCCCCCTTCCGCAGCTTCTGGCAGCATCGGCTAGCGACATCGGGTCTGTCAGGTGGGCGTAATTTGCTGTACCTGGGAGTCCAGTCCCGTGAGAAGTTCTGCTACGAGGCTGAGCTGCGGGAACTAGTCAACATGGGCTTCATGGAGGTCCATCTTGCGTTCTCCAGAGATCGTCATGGTTTGGCATATGACGGTGTCGCACGGGATCTTGTGGAGAAGTCGACACCTCCTCGATACATCGACAGCCTCATCGTCGAGCAGGGTAATATGATTTGCGACATGGTCATGTCAAAGAAGCAGGGCGGCCTTGGTGGTCACTTATACGTCTGTGGCTCAGTGTCTGTGTTTGACTCGGTCATGAGCGGCATTCGTAAGGCTATGTACAACTACCGCACAGCAACCATGGAGACCGTGGACttgatcatcaacaaggCTTTTGCCGAACGTCGCTTCATGCTTGACGTCTTCATGTCTCCCAAGGCCCTCCCTTGCAATCTCCCGACGATCTCTCTCTCTAGCCTCGCTCTGCACACTGGTCATCGCCAAGAGTCTCGAATGTGGATCGCTGTTCATGGAAGTGTTTACGACATCACCGACTTCTGTCCCATGCACCCTGGTGGAACCCTCATTATCAAGTCCAACGCAGGTGTCGACTGCACCAAGTCCTTCGACAACCTTGCACATACCAACAACCCCGAGGTGTCGAGTCTGCTGACGAGGTACTTCATTGGTCATCTGGCTCCCAAGCCCGACTATCGTGATAGCGACGTTTCTACGCTTCATGATCTTTGGGCTTGCTACTTGAGGGTCACCGTCGAGACGCTTGTCGCCCATCAGTTTGAGATGAACGATATCATGGGCGAGTCTATTGACTCTCCCTCTGCGTATGATCCCAACGGTATCAGCAACATCTGGCTCCGAGAAGGCCTTCCAAACACCATTGCCATTCGAACCTTCTACGATTACCAGAATCGCTTGCTACAGG GTGCTTCTTGGAGATTTTGTTTGCGATTCCATCTTCCCGAGCTGCGCTCCCAAGAGCGGGGAGTCCTCGACTTTACTGCGAAAATGCGGTGCAGCTTTGACATTGAGCTCTTGGAAGATCTCCCGACAAGAGGCGTGCAACGGCCATGGACGCTTTTCGAGAGCATCGCGACTGTTCTCGATTCTTTCGATGGGTCTAACTCGGACTCTACGCCTGTGGCTGCTTTGTCGTCGTTTCTCTTGCAGACACTCGAGAGGATGGCACATCGACTGGCGATGTTCTACACTCAGTTGGCACGTCTTTCTGTGTATCAGCCTGAGCTTGAGCATAATCCAGCCCGAACTCGATGGGCTTTCGTCAGGCGATGTATTCGAGATGGTACCTTCTTTGTCATGACCCGATCGCGCAATGATGGACAATCGATGGACGGACAATCTGAGTCTTACTACATCAATGCGAAGTCTTTGGAGAAGACAACCTTTGACAACATCCTCTCACAGATAAAGCATGTGATTACTTCCTCGACAGCGGAATCACAAACGACGATCGTTCAACCATCCACTGTCAATGATGTTCACCACGAGAGAGCAACCACCCTCGCCAAGGACGGCTCGGTCGCCTCATCTGCATCCAGGCTGAACGTCGGAGCAGTTGAGAGCATGGGAAGCttcatgaagaagaacgaAAAGGCAATCCGCCGGCTGAGCAGCATGCCAAGTCAGCTGCAGCTGGATGATCTTCAAAGAGCCATCGCTTTGAACGACAAGCCCAGTCCTCAGGCTAGCGAGAGCACAGATGCCTCGAAAGAGAACCCCGGTCGTTTCAAACCGCTAGAGCTCAAGACATCCCTCAAGATAGACCCCAGtgctttgcttgcttgtAAGGACCAGATGCTGACTGCGCGCATGAGGATAATGGCCGGTTATGAGATGATGTCTTGCTCAGCTTCTCGGTTGAGTGCCCCGGCAAAATGTACCTCGATCAGCTCCATTACTTTCGAGGAAGCCGATGAACTGGTTGTCACCAACCCTCAACCGCTCATGGAATGCTTAAAGTCCATTCCAGACGACGAGAGCGTCCCATCCTCAGCATCGTGCACAACTGCCCAGTCTCGTCGTAGCTCATTCAGTGGTAGTTCTGTTACAGGCTCTATCGCTGAGTCTGTCATACAGACGCCTCCATCTCGCCCATATGAGACTAGCATGGCCCTGAAGTTGAAGCTTGAGGGTTTGAACCGCCGGTCGCGTGGAGAGTCTGTTTCATCCCGACAGAGCTTCATCTCGGCTTCGAGTGCGATGGATCTGAGAAGGAATAGGTCCGTGTCGAGTGCCAGGAATGCATCGAAGAGGATGTCCATCGACCCTGGCCACACGAGGGAACAATCGGCCGGCAGGCTGTTGGCATTCAAGCTAGGAGCTTTAGCAGGCGAGAGGCGATCTTTTATCCCACCTACCTGGTAG